From the Thermus filiformis genome, one window contains:
- a CDS encoding LabA-like NYN domain-containing protein, whose translation MVQRLPFIALGDERVAVFVDGQNLFHALKKRGIFHLDYEKMARALAAPYGRLERRLLVTGVWVEAGGYIRQRRFTDALRYQGWEVVETRVEERPERWVEKESDTALAFHMTEDAIKDRWDILILVSGDGDLAYPVRKLRQMGKRVVVVQFEEFLSHHLKEAADKVVLLDDFLGGRLAEFTYEGAA comes from the coding sequence ATGGTGCAGAGGCTCCCCTTTATTGCCCTTGGAGACGAAAGGGTAGCGGTCTTCGTGGACGGGCAGAACCTCTTCCACGCCCTCAAAAAGCGGGGTATCTTCCACCTGGACTACGAGAAGATGGCCCGAGCGCTGGCTGCTCCCTACGGCAGGCTGGAGCGTCGGCTCCTGGTGACCGGGGTCTGGGTGGAGGCGGGGGGTTACATCCGACAAAGAAGGTTCACGGACGCCCTGCGCTACCAAGGCTGGGAGGTAGTGGAGACGCGGGTGGAGGAGCGGCCGGAAAGGTGGGTGGAGAAGGAATCGGACACGGCCTTAGCCTTTCACATGACGGAGGACGCGATAAAGGACCGCTGGGACATCCTGATCCTGGTCTCGGGGGACGGGGACCTGGCCTATCCGGTGCGGAAGCTTCGCCAGATGGGGAAGCGCGTGGTGGTGGTCCAGTTCGAGGAGTTCCTGTCCCACCACCTGAAGGAGGCTGCGGACAAGGTGGTCCTTCTGGATGACTTCCTGGGGGGAAGGCTGGCGGAGTTCACCTACGAAGGGGCCGCCTGA